One window of the Labilibaculum sp. genome contains the following:
- a CDS encoding glucosaminidase domain-containing protein, protein MRVVILSILSLFILVSCKKSSTFTQISIQPQFAVIENMEDVHAINDSCVTPYIYTKVVSLRELPVDEKKTKFVEMVLPSILICQHSLYQKIKRVEHIEDWLLTHPMMMKKDSLFLFKLFETYNCNEMSELKIRLKPHPASIVLGQAALESGWGSSRFFKKGNNVFGIWSYDAGENRIQALIGRDSTSIYVRSYASIEESVNDYFETIARVNAYEEFRQERYTSEKPFELIPLLNRYSEIGDVYTDKLKQLIESNDLTKYDSYIIKNDYFVEEVIQLSQAI, encoded by the coding sequence ATGCGCGTTGTAATTCTTTCCATTCTTAGCTTATTTATTCTTGTAAGTTGCAAAAAATCCAGCACCTTCACTCAAATATCTATTCAGCCTCAATTTGCGGTAATTGAGAATATGGAGGATGTGCATGCAATTAACGACTCTTGCGTTACCCCTTATATCTATACTAAAGTAGTTTCGTTAAGAGAATTACCCGTTGATGAAAAAAAAACAAAGTTTGTAGAGATGGTATTGCCATCCATACTGATTTGTCAACATTCTCTATATCAAAAGATTAAAAGAGTAGAACACATCGAAGATTGGTTGCTTACGCACCCAATGATGATGAAAAAGGATAGTCTTTTTCTTTTCAAATTGTTTGAAACCTACAATTGCAATGAAATGTCAGAATTAAAAATAAGACTGAAACCACATCCTGCAAGTATCGTGTTAGGACAAGCGGCATTAGAATCAGGTTGGGGATCGTCACGCTTTTTTAAAAAAGGCAATAATGTTTTTGGCATATGGTCTTATGATGCAGGAGAAAACCGGATACAAGCGCTTATAGGAAGAGATTCAACGAGTATTTATGTAAGAAGTTATGCATCTATCGAAGAGTCAGTAAACGATTACTTTGAAACAATTGCCAGAGTGAATGCTTATGAAGAATTTAGACAAGAAAGATATACATCTGAAAAACCTTTTGAACTAATTCCTCTGCTTAATAGATATTCAGAAATAGGAGATGTATATACTGACAAACTTAAACAATTAATCGAAAGTAACGACTTAACGAAATATGATTCTTATATCATTAAAAACGATTATTTTGTTGAGGAGGTAATTCAACTATCTCAGGCGATATAA
- a CDS encoding FIST C-terminal domain-containing protein, producing the protein MKEILYLLETNKSSNNSFAFILIGEDSKIPLKEFVNSLNNRNIKFTGGVFPKIIHNNKTSGTGIVIKWLPHNAVSIYFDSSKTFSQQISEFSSVIFLTAYVLTSGISSESSEHLRSLYTYLGNDVKFLGGGAGRIKEHNGGVLISNDGIFNTGTIITLTENKVTTGSLHGWTKLHGPFIATKTDKNFIKELNWENAFVVYQRFLKTALDIKINRENFEDNSIHYPFGIYKENSEYIIRDPMRVTEEGYLHCVGNIPENSLIDLMTMRKEDFKSVSKNLVCQSIDKESKIADALIFNCISRANHLNNNFYVELSNLTDEIKTNQNQVNLEGALSIGEIYSSGEGYPEILNKSIVLGFSYLDKNAN; encoded by the coding sequence TTGAAAGAAATACTTTATTTGTTAGAAACCAATAAGTCTTCTAACAATTCATTTGCTTTTATCCTTATTGGGGAAGATTCTAAAATTCCACTAAAAGAGTTTGTCAATTCGTTGAACAACAGAAATATAAAATTCACAGGTGGTGTTTTTCCCAAAATAATACACAACAATAAAACATCTGGTACTGGCATAGTAATTAAGTGGTTACCTCATAATGCTGTTTCAATTTATTTTGATTCGTCGAAAACTTTTAGCCAACAAATTTCTGAATTCAGCAGTGTAATATTTTTAACGGCATACGTCCTTACTTCCGGAATATCTTCTGAAAGTTCAGAACACTTAAGATCTTTATATACTTATTTAGGAAATGACGTTAAATTTCTTGGTGGTGGTGCTGGCCGAATTAAAGAGCACAACGGAGGTGTTTTAATAAGCAATGATGGCATTTTTAATACAGGAACAATCATCACGCTTACCGAAAACAAAGTAACAACAGGCTCATTACATGGCTGGACAAAACTTCATGGTCCATTTATCGCTACAAAAACAGATAAAAACTTTATTAAGGAGCTTAACTGGGAAAATGCATTTGTTGTTTATCAACGTTTTTTGAAAACTGCATTAGATATTAAAATTAATAGAGAGAATTTTGAGGACAATTCAATTCATTATCCATTTGGAATCTACAAAGAGAATAGTGAATATATAATCAGAGATCCTATGAGAGTTACTGAAGAAGGTTATTTACATTGTGTAGGTAATATTCCTGAAAATTCACTTATTGACCTAATGACAATGAGAAAAGAAGATTTCAAATCTGTATCTAAAAATCTTGTTTGTCAAAGCATTGATAAAGAATCAAAAATAGCGGATGCGCTTATTTTTAATTGCATATCAAGAGCAAATCATTTAAACAATAACTTCTATGTGGAACTCTCGAATTTGACTGACGAAATCAAAACTAATCAAAATCAGGTAAATTTAGAAGGAGCACTTTCAATTGGAGAGATATATTCAAGTGGCGAAGGATATCCTGAGATATTAAATAAATCAATTGTTTTAGGTTTTTCATATTTAGATAAGAATGCAAACTAA
- a CDS encoding bifunctional adenosylcobinamide kinase/adenosylcobinamide-phosphate guanylyltransferase translates to MIHLITGGQRSGKSLFAEDLALSLSDRPVYLATSRIWDEAHRERIEIHKHRRGNQWTTIEEEKILSLHDFTKKVVLLDCITLWLNNFFFDNGEDDEKSLNEATQELEKLFDQNCDWIIVTNELGLGGHPDNKMAMRFNDLQGSINQYIAKRADLVTLIISGLPLEIKNTIRA, encoded by the coding sequence ATGATTCATTTAATTACAGGAGGACAACGTTCCGGAAAAAGTTTATTTGCTGAAGATCTGGCACTATCCTTAAGTGATCGCCCCGTTTATCTGGCAACCTCACGAATTTGGGACGAAGCACATCGTGAAAGAATTGAGATACACAAACACAGACGTGGAAATCAATGGACTACTATTGAAGAAGAAAAAATTTTGAGTTTGCATGATTTTACGAAAAAAGTAGTTCTTTTAGATTGTATCACCTTATGGTTAAACAATTTCTTTTTTGACAATGGAGAAGATGATGAAAAATCATTGAACGAAGCAACTCAAGAATTAGAAAAACTATTTGACCAAAACTGTGATTGGATAATTGTCACCAACGAATTAGGATTGGGCGGTCATCCTGATAATAAAATGGCAATGAGATTCAATGATTTGCAAGGGAGTATTAATCAATACATTGCAAAAAGAGCAGATCTTGTTACATTAATTATATCTGGCTTGCCACTTGAAATAAAGAACACGATAAGGGCCTAA
- a CDS encoding adenosylcobinamide-GDP ribazoletransferase: protein MRREIDIFFTGLSFFTRIPFPKWARFEKEYQHEAIKYFPISGTIIGGLAGLVFYLANLVFPFNLSVMLSMGGTVLITGALHEDGFMDVCDGFGGGWTRERILEIMKDSLIGAFGVTGIIFLVMTKFFCQYSISAANLPWVLIAAHSVSRMFAATLVNTHQYARTENSKAKDYSQKLSTRNLIFTILTGILPLALLGSVKFFLILIPVYLCKVLLGRYYDKWIGGFTGDCIGATQQVCEIVFYLSYMVIINQVL from the coding sequence ATGAGAAGAGAAATTGACATATTCTTTACTGGATTATCCTTTTTTACAAGAATTCCATTTCCTAAATGGGCTCGGTTTGAGAAGGAATATCAACATGAAGCTATCAAATATTTCCCCATTTCAGGTACAATTATTGGTGGGCTGGCAGGTTTGGTTTTTTATCTTGCCAATTTGGTTTTCCCTTTTAATTTATCGGTAATGCTAAGTATGGGGGGCACAGTGCTGATTACTGGAGCATTGCATGAGGATGGTTTTATGGATGTTTGCGATGGCTTTGGAGGAGGCTGGACGCGAGAGCGAATCCTTGAAATCATGAAGGATTCCTTAATTGGTGCATTTGGAGTTACAGGTATTATTTTTCTGGTGATGACAAAGTTCTTTTGTCAGTATTCAATTTCAGCTGCTAATTTGCCTTGGGTATTAATTGCCGCTCACTCAGTTTCAAGAATGTTTGCAGCTACTCTGGTAAATACACACCAATATGCCCGAACCGAGAATTCAAAGGCAAAAGATTATTCCCAGAAACTATCAACCAGAAATTTAATTTTCACAATTCTTACAGGAATATTGCCTTTGGCCTTATTAGGAAGTGTAAAGTTTTTCCTGATTTTAATTCCCGTTTATTTATGCAAAGTATTGTTAGGCAGATATTATGATAAATGGATAGGTGGTTTTACCGGCGATTGCATTGGTGCCACACAGCAGGTTTGTGAAATCGTATTTTATTTATCCTATATGGTAATTATTAATCAAGTTTTATAA
- a CDS encoding trimeric intracellular cation channel family protein has protein sequence MTILYGLDLLGTLVFAISGTLSAANKKLDLFGAYFTGFITAIGGGTLRDVILGNFPVGWISDINYLIVISIGVALTFLFKKHIMTLKRTLFLFDTIGIGVFTIIGIEKSLNLGIHPFLSIIMGLFSAVMGGVIRDTLCNDIPLIFRKEIYAVACLIGGILFIALNSLGVASSLNQFITIACIIIIRIICIRFKISLPVLKY, from the coding sequence ATGACGATCTTATACGGATTAGATTTATTAGGAACTCTTGTATTTGCTATTAGTGGCACACTGTCTGCTGCAAATAAAAAACTCGACCTTTTTGGTGCCTACTTTACCGGCTTTATTACTGCGATAGGAGGTGGAACGCTTCGCGATGTGATTCTGGGAAATTTTCCAGTTGGTTGGATCAGTGACATCAATTACCTAATAGTTATATCTATTGGTGTTGCGCTGACTTTTCTTTTCAAAAAGCACATCATGACTTTAAAACGGACTCTCTTTTTGTTCGATACAATAGGTATCGGGGTGTTTACCATTATAGGCATAGAAAAATCCTTAAACTTAGGAATACATCCTTTTTTATCCATAATAATGGGTTTATTTTCGGCAGTAATGGGAGGTGTTATTAGAGATACTCTTTGCAATGATATCCCTTTAATTTTCCGAAAAGAAATTTATGCCGTAGCTTGTTTGATTGGAGGAATTCTTTTTATTGCTCTCAATTCTCTTGGTGTTGCCTCTTCACTAAATCAATTCATAACCATTGCCTGTATAATAATTATAAGAATAATCTGTATTCGTTTTAAAATATCGCTGCCCGTATTAAAATATTAA
- a CDS encoding adenylate kinase: MLNIALFGPPGAGKGTQSKMLIEKYNLAYISTGDILRSEIAEGTELGLQAKDIIKRGGLVPDEIIVQIMEERIQTDTEVNGFLFDGFPRTTVQAYILEGLLLKMNTKLDCMLSLEVPTDQLRNRLLDRAKKENRSDDTEEVISVRLKEYDTKTAPVANFYKEKEIYHGIDGLGGIDQIFERLTSVVDQTLQKSWINLVLLGPPGSGKGTQGRKLAEQFNLEYISTGHLMRQEIKKDTEMGQSAKTYMEKGDIVPDEIAIRLIERQIRKHPDAKGFIFKGFPRTIVQAYILDGLLRKLGSIVTTSINLDVSTLESIKRLTYRGKTEGKRLYDDTDIIIHRLEQFEKRSIKVSNYYSKQDKFEIVDGLGSEEDVFKRLTDVVNKSFKKIR, translated from the coding sequence ATGTTAAATATTGCACTTTTTGGCCCACCTGGAGCAGGTAAAGGAACTCAATCAAAGATGCTTATCGAGAAATACAATCTTGCTTACATATCAACAGGAGATATTCTAAGAAGTGAGATTGCCGAAGGAACCGAGTTGGGTCTGCAAGCAAAAGACATTATCAAAAGGGGAGGACTTGTTCCCGATGAAATTATCGTTCAAATCATGGAAGAACGAATTCAAACCGATACTGAGGTAAATGGCTTTCTTTTTGATGGATTTCCAAGAACAACTGTACAAGCCTATATTCTTGAAGGCCTGCTATTAAAAATGAATACTAAACTTGATTGTATGCTAAGTTTAGAGGTTCCAACGGATCAACTCCGCAACCGTTTGCTGGATCGTGCAAAAAAAGAGAATCGATCAGATGATACAGAGGAAGTAATTAGTGTTCGGTTAAAAGAATATGATACCAAAACAGCTCCTGTTGCAAATTTTTACAAGGAGAAAGAAATATACCATGGTATTGATGGCTTGGGTGGTATTGACCAAATTTTTGAACGATTAACTTCAGTGGTCGACCAGACCCTTCAAAAATCATGGATTAACTTGGTTTTACTAGGTCCTCCTGGATCAGGAAAAGGAACTCAGGGAAGAAAATTAGCCGAACAATTTAATCTCGAATACATTTCAACAGGTCATTTGATGCGTCAGGAAATTAAAAAAGACACAGAAATGGGACAAAGTGCAAAAACCTATATGGAAAAAGGAGATATTGTTCCTGATGAAATTGCTATTCGACTAATTGAAAGGCAAATTCGCAAGCATCCTGATGCCAAAGGTTTTATTTTTAAGGGATTTCCCCGAACAATTGTTCAGGCATACATTCTTGATGGTTTATTAAGAAAACTTGGTTCAATTGTAACTACATCCATTAATTTGGATGTTTCTACTCTTGAGTCGATTAAACGTTTAACCTACAGAGGAAAAACGGAAGGCAAAAGACTTTACGATGATACCGATATCATTATTCACAGATTAGAGCAATTTGAAAAGAGAAGTATAAAAGTAAGTAACTATTACTCCAAACAGGACAAATTTGAAATTGTAGATGGATTAGGAAGTGAAGAAGATGTTTTTAAAAGGCTCACGGATGTAGTCAATAAATCATTCAAGAAAATTAGATAA
- the cobC gene encoding alpha-ribazole phosphatase — protein sequence MEIYLIRHTKVNVEQGVCYGQKDVDLAESYEEELEAVKNQLKGIEFDFIVSSPLLRAKKLAIDIFGDQVIEDKRLMELNFGDWEGKVWDEIKDPLFPVWMEDFVNKKCSNGESFVMLRDRVLEFWNEIKLKDSKKIAVFTHGGVIRTINAIEKNIKLEDSFNEPAADFGDITVMSISK from the coding sequence ATGGAAATATATTTAATCAGACATACAAAAGTAAATGTTGAGCAAGGTGTTTGCTATGGACAAAAGGATGTTGATTTAGCAGAAAGTTATGAAGAAGAATTGGAAGCTGTAAAAAATCAGTTGAAAGGTATTGAATTTGATTTTATTGTATCAAGCCCGTTATTAAGAGCCAAAAAATTAGCCATTGACATATTCGGAGACCAGGTAATTGAGGATAAACGATTAATGGAATTGAACTTTGGAGATTGGGAAGGAAAAGTTTGGGACGAAATTAAAGATCCATTATTCCCGGTCTGGATGGAAGATTTTGTAAATAAGAAATGTTCAAATGGAGAATCATTTGTGATGCTTCGGGATCGGGTCCTTGAATTTTGGAATGAAATCAAACTAAAAGACAGTAAGAAAATAGCGGTTTTTACTCATGGTGGTGTTATACGTACAATAAATGCTATAGAAAAGAACATTAAATTAGAAGATTCTTTTAACGAGCCTGCAGCAGATTTTGGTGATATAACAGTTATGTCGATCTCAAAATAA
- the cobT gene encoding nicotinate-nucleotide--dimethylbenzimidazole phosphoribosyltransferase has translation MEFKISSVSTSLDQELLNKINGKTKPLGSLGMLEKIAFQIGRIQESLSPEIKNPTVVVFAGDHGIADDGVSFYPKSVSYEMLYNYMQGGAAINVFSRQHNINFKVVDAGIDHDFDPSLNIINKKIAYGTKNYRFGPAMTKDQCLEGFKSGADIIEGIHKEGCNFIAFGEKGIGNTSSAALILSLLADISLEECVGRGTGLDNNGVKSKFELLNEALLKYYGDSDPLDVLTQFGGFEVVMIAGAMLKAAELKMTMLIDGFIITSALLAASKINPKVLEYCLFAHKSNEQAHIKMLNHLNAEPILDIGMRLGEGTGAMVCYPIIKSAVRFINEMASFQEAGVSESEEVKTIS, from the coding sequence ATGGAATTTAAGATATCCTCCGTATCCACATCCTTGGATCAGGAGTTGTTAAATAAAATCAATGGGAAAACAAAACCCCTTGGTTCACTTGGAATGCTTGAAAAGATTGCATTTCAAATAGGAAGAATTCAAGAAAGTTTATCTCCGGAAATTAAGAATCCTACAGTAGTTGTTTTTGCAGGAGATCATGGAATAGCGGATGATGGCGTAAGTTTTTATCCTAAATCTGTAAGCTATGAAATGCTTTACAATTACATGCAGGGAGGTGCAGCTATAAATGTATTTTCCCGTCAGCATAATATTAATTTTAAAGTAGTTGATGCAGGCATAGATCATGATTTTGATCCATCATTAAATATTATCAATAAAAAAATTGCTTACGGAACTAAAAATTACCGGTTTGGCCCCGCAATGACAAAGGACCAATGTCTTGAAGGATTTAAGAGTGGTGCTGATATTATTGAGGGAATCCATAAAGAAGGATGCAATTTTATTGCTTTTGGAGAAAAAGGAATTGGAAATACTTCATCTGCAGCACTAATACTCAGTCTTTTAGCTGATATTAGCTTGGAAGAGTGTGTAGGAAGAGGAACTGGATTGGATAATAATGGCGTCAAATCAAAATTTGAATTGCTAAATGAAGCTTTACTTAAATACTATGGAGATAGTGATCCCCTTGATGTACTGACTCAATTTGGTGGATTTGAAGTGGTTATGATTGCTGGGGCTATGTTGAAAGCTGCAGAGTTAAAAATGACCATGTTAATTGATGGATTTATAATTACTTCAGCATTGCTTGCTGCATCAAAAATCAACCCTAAAGTATTGGAATACTGTCTATTTGCTCACAAGTCAAATGAACAGGCACATATCAAAATGCTAAATCACTTAAATGCTGAACCAATTTTGGATATTGGGATGCGATTGGGTGAAGGAACAGGAGCTATGGTTTGTTATCCAATTATAAAAAGTGCCGTTCGATTTATTAATGAAATGGCTTCATTTCAGGAAGCTGGAGTAAGTGAATCAGAAGAGGTAAAAACAATCAGCTAA
- a CDS encoding tetratricopeptide repeat protein, with the protein MKKFILILAICFSAVGVFAQSAAQFKNDGNTALKSKDYKTALVNYEKYLAAEDTEKDPALVFNLGYCAIKLKNYAKAEQYFGQSIENKYKTSIAYQYKAKALKSQKKYADMIVTLNEGIAACPTKNSKLVSELAKHYLLEGQSAQKANNFEAAEDLYKKAGNVKSKLQADALFSLGTLYYNKGAKIMQAATPTANTEPENYKAESAKAKTYFQKAIVELNKVKVIAPAREDVTSTITTIKGLL; encoded by the coding sequence ATGAAAAAATTTATTCTGATTCTTGCGATTTGTTTTAGTGCAGTTGGCGTGTTTGCTCAATCAGCAGCGCAATTTAAAAATGATGGCAATACCGCTCTGAAATCTAAAGATTATAAAACAGCTCTTGTAAACTACGAAAAATATTTGGCTGCTGAAGACACTGAAAAAGATCCTGCATTGGTTTTTAATTTAGGGTATTGTGCAATTAAATTGAAAAATTACGCGAAAGCGGAACAGTATTTTGGTCAATCAATTGAAAATAAATACAAAACATCAATTGCATATCAGTACAAAGCTAAAGCTCTAAAAAGCCAGAAAAAATATGCGGATATGATTGTGACTTTAAATGAAGGCATCGCTGCTTGTCCAACAAAAAACTCAAAATTGGTTTCCGAACTTGCAAAGCATTATTTACTTGAAGGACAAAGTGCTCAAAAAGCTAATAATTTTGAAGCTGCAGAAGATTTATACAAAAAAGCCGGTAACGTAAAATCTAAATTACAAGCTGACGCATTGTTTAGTTTAGGAACATTGTACTATAACAAAGGTGCTAAAATTATGCAAGCTGCAACTCCTACTGCAAATACAGAACCTGAAAATTATAAAGCAGAATCTGCAAAAGCGAAAACTTACTTTCAAAAAGCAATTGTGGAATTAAACAAAGTAAAAGTAATCGCGCCAGCCAGAGAAGATGTTACTTCTACAATTACAACGATCAAAGGTTTGTTGTAG
- a CDS encoding phosphate acyltransferase — translation MGTENELIRTIFDKAKCNPKRVVFAEGNNFNVLKAAQIVLQDGIAKPIILGNPENIQRIIQENELDLNGAEIIDIRSQAEAGRRNHYADVLCEKRSRKGLTHKEAVEKMFDRNYFGAMMVENGDADAFISGYATRYFEALKVASKVIGIEDGMKTLVGMNIIMTKKGPLFFADTTVNAEPTSDSLVDTTLSTARALKTFNIEPVMAMVSYSNFGSVRKGSPVKVNKAISKLHANHPDLLIDGEMQLNFALDKNLRDQTFGFTKIKGKDVNTIIFPNLSSGNIAYKLMKDLDGSENIGPILLGTAKPFHIIPMGCSVREIINMTAIAVVDAQS, via the coding sequence TTGGGAACTGAAAATGAATTGATCAGAACTATTTTTGACAAAGCAAAATGCAACCCAAAACGTGTGGTTTTTGCCGAAGGAAATAATTTCAATGTTTTAAAAGCAGCTCAAATTGTTCTTCAGGATGGAATTGCAAAGCCCATTATTTTGGGTAATCCCGAAAATATCCAAAGAATAATACAGGAAAATGAATTGGATCTTAACGGAGCTGAAATTATCGATATCCGTTCTCAGGCAGAAGCAGGAAGAAGGAATCATTACGCAGATGTTTTGTGTGAAAAAAGAAGTCGTAAAGGTCTAACTCATAAAGAGGCTGTCGAAAAAATGTTCGATCGCAACTATTTTGGAGCAATGATGGTTGAAAATGGTGATGCTGACGCTTTTATCTCCGGATATGCAACACGCTACTTTGAAGCACTAAAAGTTGCAAGTAAAGTAATTGGTATTGAAGATGGCATGAAAACTTTGGTTGGCATGAATATTATCATGACGAAAAAAGGACCTCTGTTTTTTGCAGATACCACTGTTAATGCAGAACCTACATCAGATTCGTTAGTTGACACAACATTGAGTACTGCCCGAGCCTTAAAAACTTTTAATATCGAACCGGTAATGGCTATGGTATCCTACTCTAATTTTGGATCAGTAAGAAAGGGAAGTCCTGTAAAAGTTAACAAAGCAATCTCAAAACTACACGCAAATCATCCTGATTTACTTATAGATGGGGAAATGCAGTTGAACTTTGCTCTTGATAAGAATTTAAGAGATCAAACATTTGGCTTTACAAAAATTAAAGGAAAAGATGTTAATACCATTATATTTCCAAATCTAAGTTCCGGAAATATTGCCTATAAATTAATGAAGGATTTAGATGGATCAGAAAATATTGGACCAATTTTATTAGGAACAGCAAAACCATTTCATATTATTCCAATGGGTTGTTCTGTTCGTGAAATTATTAATATGACTGCCATAGCAGTTGTTGATGCTCAATCATAA
- a CDS encoding BPL-N domain-containing protein gives MTKSLRFFCLLLMILISVQSCRKVEKQSISNKIKVGVFNINGDSPWCITDAIEALKIDPNIDCDIISASQIVSEEIYRFDAIVFPGGSGRGETQSLGETGMERIVQLVKEKGIAVVGICAGAYIMTETPNYPSLNLNGFEAIDIEHDNRGHGLVKFSLSEKGKEIFPELKDRKISFCQYYEGPVLVPAKNRSGIELASMLSDVHTVEGSPENMTNNKPFIVISSVGKGKTASFVGHPECTPGMRWMLPRIVRWATDNEMIKYSENVVRPDFFKEEIIYTKEIQSLQEKYKEMLSGAKEEKLIAIDKVIGLACWSSKKWIPGMLRDKDSDVRAKASKAIAQIERTDAIPDLESAILNEKNSECREIMIHSLGILKALINN, from the coding sequence ATGACTAAATCACTCCGCTTTTTTTGTTTATTACTTATGATTTTAATTTCTGTACAAAGTTGCAGAAAAGTTGAAAAACAGAGTATTTCCAATAAAATTAAAGTTGGTGTTTTCAATATAAACGGAGACAGTCCATGGTGCATCACCGATGCTATTGAGGCTCTAAAAATTGACCCTAATATTGATTGTGATATAATAAGTGCAAGTCAAATTGTATCTGAAGAAATATACAGGTTTGATGCAATTGTTTTTCCGGGTGGCAGTGGCAGAGGCGAGACTCAAAGTTTAGGCGAAACAGGAATGGAAAGGATAGTTCAGCTTGTTAAGGAAAAAGGAATTGCTGTAGTTGGTATTTGTGCCGGAGCGTACATTATGACAGAAACTCCAAATTATCCAAGTTTAAATCTAAATGGATTTGAAGCCATTGATATAGAACATGATAATAGAGGTCATGGGTTAGTGAAATTTTCATTAAGTGAAAAAGGAAAAGAAATCTTTCCTGAGCTGAAAGATCGAAAAATATCATTTTGCCAATATTACGAAGGTCCTGTATTAGTTCCTGCTAAAAACAGAAGTGGAATAGAATTGGCAAGCATGCTTTCAGATGTTCATACCGTTGAAGGCAGCCCGGAAAATATGACAAACAACAAACCATTTATTGTAATTTCAAGTGTTGGAAAAGGAAAAACAGCTTCTTTTGTTGGTCATCCTGAATGTACCCCGGGCATGAGATGGATGTTACCTCGAATTGTTCGTTGGGCAACAGATAATGAAATGATTAAATATTCAGAAAATGTAGTTCGTCCTGATTTCTTTAAAGAAGAAATTATTTATACCAAGGAGATACAATCCTTGCAAGAAAAATATAAGGAAATGCTATCTGGTGCAAAAGAAGAAAAGTTAATCGCAATTGATAAAGTGATAGGATTAGCTTGTTGGTCTTCCAAAAAATGGATTCCAGGAATGCTTCGAGATAAAGATTCCGATGTTAGGGCAAAAGCGTCAAAAGCAATTGCCCAAATTGAAAGAACTGATGCTATCCCTGATTTGGAATCAGCAATTCTCAATGAGAAAAATTCAGAATGCAGGGAAATAATGATTCATAGTCTTGGTATTTTAAAAGCCTTGATAAATAATTAA
- the cobT gene encoding nicotinate-nucleotide--dimethylbenzimidazole phosphoribosyltransferase — translation MNFNISKPNNELAEQLQQKIDLKTKPIGSLGVLEKLAVKIGCIQNTLSPELKQPTIMVFAADHGIALDGVSPYPQEVTWQMVANFLNGGAAINVFARQNNIDIRIIDAGVNFDFDKSSGVINAKVDYGTKSYLNESAMTPEQFKTAIKRGSDLCDKMYREGSNIIGFGEMGIGNTSSAAILLHILADVNLKECVGRGTGWDDEGLKKKYEILKKAVKNYNGDKSVENIITYFGGFEIVMIVGAMLKAAELKMVIMVDGFIISSALLVASIINPEILEYCIFTHKSNENGHKHMLNYLKADPILDLGMRLGEGTGAAVAYPIIESAVNFLNQMASFEDAGVSNSDQISQA, via the coding sequence ATGAATTTCAATATAAGTAAACCTAACAACGAATTGGCGGAACAACTTCAACAAAAAATTGATTTAAAAACAAAACCAATTGGATCCTTAGGCGTTTTAGAAAAATTGGCAGTAAAAATTGGATGTATTCAAAACACATTGAGTCCGGAATTAAAACAACCGACTATCATGGTGTTTGCTGCAGATCATGGAATTGCCCTTGATGGTGTTAGTCCTTACCCACAAGAAGTTACCTGGCAAATGGTTGCTAATTTTCTTAATGGCGGTGCAGCAATTAATGTTTTTGCCCGTCAGAATAACATAGATATCAGAATTATTGATGCTGGTGTAAACTTCGATTTCGACAAAAGTTCCGGAGTGATTAACGCAAAAGTTGATTACGGAACAAAAAGTTATTTGAATGAATCGGCAATGACTCCGGAACAATTTAAAACGGCAATCAAGCGGGGTTCAGATCTTTGCGATAAGATGTACCGTGAAGGTTCAAACATTATCGGTTTTGGTGAAATGGGTATTGGCAACACATCGTCAGCAGCCATTTTATTGCATATTTTAGCCGATGTAAATTTAAAAGAATGTGTTGGCCGTGGTACCGGATGGGATGATGAAGGTTTAAAAAAGAAGTATGAAATACTAAAAAAAGCTGTTAAAAATTACAATGGCGATAAGTCTGTTGAAAATATCATAACTTATTTTGGGGGCTTCGAAATTGTGATGATTGTTGGAGCAATGTTAAAAGCTGCTGAATTGAAAATGGTAATTATGGTTGATGGTTTTATTATTAGCTCCGCGCTTTTAGTGGCATCAATAATAAATCCTGAGATTCTGGAATATTGTATATTTACGCACAAGTCAAATGAGAATGGACACAAGCATATGCTTAACTATTTAAAAGCTGATCCAATCCTCGATTTAGGAATGCGCTTAGGCGAGGGCACAGGAGCCGCCGTTGCCTACCCAATTATTGAATCGGCAGTAAATTTCCTAAACCAAATGGCTAGTTTCGAAGATGCTGGAGTAAGTAACAGCGATCAAATTTCACAGGCATAG